A genomic segment from Stappia indica encodes:
- a CDS encoding Lrp/AsnC family transcriptional regulator, which yields MQPLDETDLKILRVLQQDGSLSVTEVAERVGLSQSPCSRRINRMIEDKVILGRSIILDRRKLGFDATILVRIKLSGHGRQSISVFQEAALKIPEIQVVQLMLGEFDFNLRVVVRDMDHFQTLLREKLVMLPGLHEIQSTVILEETKYTTHLPI from the coding sequence ATGCAGCCACTCGACGAAACCGATCTGAAGATCCTGCGCGTCCTGCAACAGGACGGCTCACTCTCCGTCACCGAAGTGGCCGAGCGAGTCGGCCTGTCGCAGTCGCCCTGCTCGCGCCGCATCAACCGGATGATCGAGGACAAGGTGATTCTCGGCCGCTCGATCATCCTCGACCGTCGCAAGCTCGGCTTCGACGCCACCATCCTGGTGCGCATCAAGCTGTCGGGCCACGGGCGCCAGTCGATCTCGGTGTTCCAGGAAGCGGCGCTGAAGATCCCGGAAATCCAGGTGGTGCAGCTGATGCTCGGCGAATTCGACTTCAACCTGCGCGTCGTCGTGCGGGACATGGATCACTTCCAGACCCTCTTGCGCGAGAAGCTGGTGATGCTGCCGGGCCTGCACGAGATCCAGAGCACGGTGATCCTGGAAGAGACCAAATACACCACGCACCTCCCGATATGA
- a CDS encoding SET domain-containing protein yields MNINAHQKLDYRITHQFDGLTISDGEFQRLLDIASWNGHVPTFTRRGRGSWESLNEPIALKDDPTVTFHAAKLKGVGLWNPILPGDAEYSNKLHDDAGNDPVPPLTDLLEYLVTYPHFGISNEGEYKYAYSSPSPIGGIVHERAHREFWSAERLVRHGVPTIAPLAVIEYGGNLTFQGQPMGAVLTLSPGSASYRISEILFGAGMVRGSDPVFDAHYDGIREALGVEGDPDDERVRLTVICKLAREAGKLLHDFSLAELYRYSGDWGNFVYSVESKRLFLIDLDSVQDINNLPPTAKAMQSWRDLASAIYRMVGKIGYPTALGKYTIDNLMEFDPIAAKIAGYFPDVPEAEIRAISRRLWGYFIPHLALLNKHRDDILGGWDGDRRKSYKMDHDLFYILALTLLRPLFERSAVGRKYPSDITDDEMWGKAERFLGNRFQYFAWLMGRYDL; encoded by the coding sequence ATGAACATCAACGCTCACCAGAAGCTGGACTACCGGATCACCCACCAGTTCGACGGTCTGACCATCTCGGATGGCGAGTTCCAGCGCCTGCTCGACATCGCCAGTTGGAACGGCCACGTGCCGACCTTCACCCGGCGCGGCCGCGGCTCGTGGGAGAGCCTGAACGAGCCCATCGCGCTCAAGGACGATCCCACCGTCACCTTCCACGCGGCCAAGCTCAAGGGCGTCGGCCTGTGGAACCCGATCCTGCCGGGCGACGCGGAATATTCCAACAAGTTGCATGACGATGCCGGCAACGATCCGGTGCCGCCGCTGACGGACCTCCTGGAATATCTCGTCACCTATCCGCATTTCGGCATCTCGAACGAGGGAGAGTACAAGTACGCCTACAGCTCGCCGAGCCCGATCGGCGGCATCGTCCACGAGCGGGCGCATCGCGAGTTCTGGTCGGCCGAGCGGCTGGTGCGCCACGGCGTGCCGACCATCGCGCCGCTGGCGGTGATCGAATACGGCGGCAACCTGACCTTCCAGGGCCAGCCGATGGGCGCGGTGCTGACGCTCTCGCCCGGCTCCGCCTCCTACCGCATCTCGGAGATCCTGTTCGGCGCCGGCATGGTGCGCGGCAGCGATCCCGTCTTCGACGCCCATTACGACGGCATCCGCGAGGCGCTCGGCGTGGAGGGCGATCCCGACGACGAGCGCGTCCGCCTCACGGTGATCTGCAAGCTCGCCCGCGAGGCCGGCAAGCTGCTGCACGACTTCTCGCTGGCCGAGCTCTACCGCTATTCCGGCGACTGGGGCAATTTCGTCTACTCGGTCGAGAGCAAGCGGCTGTTCCTGATCGACCTCGATTCCGTGCAGGACATCAACAATCTGCCGCCGACGGCGAAAGCGATGCAGTCCTGGCGCGACCTGGCCAGCGCCATCTACCGGATGGTCGGCAAGATCGGCTACCCGACCGCGCTCGGCAAATACACGATCGACAACCTGATGGAGTTCGATCCGATCGCGGCGAAGATCGCCGGCTATTTCCCGGACGTGCCGGAGGCCGAGATCCGCGCCATCTCCCGCCGCCTGTGGGGCTACTTCATCCCGCATCTGGCGCTGCTCAACAAGCACCGGGACGACATTCTCGGCGGCTGGGACGGCGACCGGCGCAAGTCCTACAAGATGGACCACGACCTCTTCTACATCCTGGCGCTGACCCTGCTGCGGCCGCTGTTCGAGCGCAGCGCAGTCGGGCGCAAGTATCCCAGCGACATCACCGACGACGAGATGTGGGGCAAGGCCGAGCGCTTCCTCGGCAACCGCTTCCAGTATTTCGCCTGGCTGATGGGCCGGTACGATCTCTGA
- a CDS encoding LysR family transcriptional regulator, translating into MNLRRLKFFVTVAEELHFGRAAERLCMTQPPLSQAILALEEELSVTLFKRTKRNVALTPVGEHLLSHVSKLLQEVEALPGLARQLARGEIGSLKLGFVTTADYNLLPELISHYGATFPEVKVTLKEMTSDLQVEALMQGDINAGLIIPLHQTLHTSLSYLPLLHEPLVAAVPEEWVRAGRVEIVNGRLKIQDVAEEPLVLFPRRSAPAFHDIITTYFASNGIEPVIGQEAIQMQTIISLVSAGMGFALVPGSLRRLGRMGVRYVGLEGKPPVIETGLVWRKEDPSPTVLRLVEIARGLGEQTGEEGGGTGEGLDGGLGGGAPGVGLPEAALVHARRDLNGHGHAGRLD; encoded by the coding sequence ATGAATCTGAGAAGGCTCAAGTTCTTTGTAACGGTTGCGGAGGAGTTGCATTTCGGCAGGGCCGCGGAGCGGCTCTGTATGACGCAGCCTCCGCTCAGTCAGGCCATTCTGGCGTTGGAGGAGGAACTGTCCGTCACGCTGTTCAAGCGGACGAAGCGGAATGTGGCGCTGACCCCGGTCGGCGAGCACCTTCTGTCCCATGTGAGCAAGCTGCTGCAGGAGGTGGAGGCCCTGCCGGGGCTGGCGCGCCAGCTGGCCCGCGGCGAGATCGGCTCGCTCAAGCTCGGCTTCGTCACGACGGCCGACTACAACCTGCTGCCCGAGCTGATCAGCCATTACGGCGCCACCTTTCCGGAGGTGAAGGTGACGCTGAAGGAGATGACCAGCGACCTGCAGGTCGAGGCATTGATGCAGGGCGACATCAATGCCGGGCTGATCATTCCGCTGCACCAGACCCTGCACACTTCGCTGTCCTACCTGCCGCTGCTGCACGAGCCGCTGGTGGCGGCCGTGCCGGAGGAGTGGGTGCGAGCCGGGCGCGTGGAGATCGTCAACGGCCGGCTGAAGATCCAGGACGTCGCCGAGGAGCCTTTGGTGCTGTTCCCGCGGCGCTCGGCCCCGGCCTTCCACGACATCATCACCACCTATTTCGCCTCCAACGGCATCGAGCCCGTCATCGGCCAGGAAGCGATCCAGATGCAGACCATCATCAGCCTGGTCTCGGCCGGGATGGGCTTTGCGCTGGTGCCCGGCTCGCTGCGCCGGCTGGGGCGCATGGGCGTGCGCTATGTCGGCCTGGAGGGCAAGCCGCCGGTGATCGAGACCGGCCTCGTGTGGCGCAAGGAAGATCCTTCGCCGACGGTGCTGCGCCTGGTGGAGATCGCCCGCGGCCTCGGCGAACAGACCGGCGAAGAGGGCGGCGGCACGGGCGAAGGGCTGGACGGAGGACTGGGCGGAGGGGCGCCCGGCGTCGGTCTGCCCGAGGCGGCGTTGGTGCATGCCCGCCGCGACCTGAACGGCCACGGCCACGCCGGCCGGCTCGACTGA
- a CDS encoding amino acid adenylation domain-containing protein, with translation MARIIPRLLEAMARQAPEAAAIVFEDTTWTRAELQDFAARVARTLHAGGVRRDDRVAVWLDKSPEAVGALLGVMMADAICVPLDPTGPAPRLAGILKDCEPSMLVSSANKAKRLEALVAEGCELPPVLVTGGVPLALSPEARGIAPVMLEPKAESMGEERGEGTAPPPSQVIDEDLAYILYTSGSTGKPKGVMISHRAIVAFSDWAGEYFALHAQDRVASHSPLHFDLSLFDVWTTLAHGACVHLVPQGISFMATDLVRFLAESRVTVWQSVPSVLRMITRQLGDPGPEFDHLRLIFFAGEPYPPAELRDLMTRLPKARYHNIYGATEINDVTCHALTGLPDDGPLPIGVPCAHMEVLVLGEEGEVLSGQGAIGELCARGPTLAKGYWGDPAMTAAKFVQDPRHDLYPDPLYRTGDLVRIGEGGTLHYVGRRDSQVKIRGFRVNIGEVEEALLRHEGVSEVAVIDELDADGTRTLAACFIAPGEVPDARALKRHCLGFLPNYMVPERFVPVDTLPRTSTGKIDRQALRRQQEVAAQPA, from the coding sequence ATGGCGCGCATCATTCCGCGGCTGCTCGAGGCGATGGCACGGCAGGCACCGGAGGCTGCCGCCATCGTCTTCGAGGACACGACCTGGACGCGGGCGGAGCTGCAGGATTTCGCCGCCCGCGTTGCCCGCACCCTGCATGCCGGCGGCGTGCGCCGCGACGACCGGGTCGCGGTGTGGCTCGACAAGTCGCCGGAGGCGGTCGGCGCGCTGCTCGGCGTGATGATGGCCGACGCGATCTGCGTGCCGCTCGACCCGACCGGGCCGGCGCCGCGCCTTGCCGGCATCCTCAAGGACTGCGAGCCGTCGATGCTCGTCTCCTCGGCCAACAAGGCGAAGCGGCTGGAGGCGCTGGTGGCGGAGGGCTGCGAGCTGCCGCCGGTGCTGGTAACGGGCGGCGTGCCGCTGGCGCTGTCGCCGGAGGCGCGCGGCATCGCCCCGGTGATGCTGGAGCCCAAAGCTGAGAGCATGGGAGAGGAGAGGGGCGAGGGGACCGCTCCGCCGCCCTCGCAGGTGATCGACGAGGACCTTGCCTACATCCTCTACACCTCCGGCTCGACCGGAAAGCCGAAGGGCGTGATGATCAGCCACCGGGCCATCGTCGCCTTCTCCGACTGGGCGGGGGAGTATTTCGCGCTTCACGCGCAGGACCGGGTCGCCTCGCATTCGCCGCTGCATTTCGACCTGTCGCTGTTCGACGTGTGGACGACGCTGGCGCACGGGGCCTGTGTGCACCTGGTGCCGCAGGGCATCTCCTTCATGGCGACGGACCTGGTGCGCTTCCTCGCCGAAAGCCGCGTGACGGTGTGGCAGTCGGTCCCGTCCGTGCTACGGATGATCACCCGCCAGCTCGGCGATCCGGGACCGGAGTTCGATCACCTGCGGCTGATCTTCTTTGCCGGCGAGCCCTATCCGCCGGCGGAGCTGCGCGACCTGATGACCCGCCTGCCGAAGGCGCGCTATCACAACATCTACGGCGCGACGGAGATCAACGACGTCACCTGCCACGCGCTGACTGGTCTGCCGGACGACGGCCCGCTGCCCATCGGCGTGCCTTGCGCCCATATGGAGGTGCTGGTGCTGGGCGAGGAGGGCGAGGTCCTGTCGGGGCAAGGCGCCATCGGCGAGCTCTGCGCCCGCGGGCCGACATTGGCGAAGGGCTATTGGGGCGATCCGGCGATGACGGCGGCGAAGTTCGTGCAGGACCCGCGCCACGACCTCTACCCCGATCCGCTCTACCGCACCGGCGACCTGGTGCGCATCGGTGAGGGCGGCACGCTGCACTATGTCGGAAGGCGGGATTCCCAGGTGAAGATCCGCGGCTTCCGCGTCAATATCGGCGAGGTCGAGGAGGCCCTGCTGCGCCACGAGGGCGTCAGCGAGGTGGCGGTGATCGACGAACTGGACGCGGACGGGACCCGCACGCTGGCCGCCTGCTTCATCGCGCCTGGAGAGGTGCCGGATGCGCGCGCGCTGAAGCGGCACTGCCTGGGCTTTCTGCCGAACTACATGGTGCCGGAGCGCTTCGTGCCGGTCGATACCCTGCCGCGCACCTCCACCGGCAAGATCGACCGCCAGGCCCTGCGCCGGCAGCAGGAGGTGGCGGCACAGCCGGCCTGA
- the dctP gene encoding TRAP transporter substrate-binding protein DctP, with translation MALALVPGLAAPAEAASYTMTIAHLYPDDLTNNETAPALKHFEQLVESATGGDIDVQIFGNGALGGEVEAAQQTRAGKTIQSVMLGSGTQASFYRNYEMITSPFLFPDYRTAWTFFDSPWFAEFMKPMVQESGLRYLGTLDDGGGFVAFANNKRLITKVEDLKGLRIRVEENQAHMTIMRALGASPTPLPWGELQTGLATGLVDGHFHAPGVNDIFKFYDVTDFTTWSGHVYNTITWSVSEAWFSQLPDEYKKIIITSAREAVAMAHGIAAQITVIGWVNSCKKFEQCHILSDDQKQRMRDISQPIYREWLVAEFGEKAALYDDLRAEVSRIHDELNRSAVELYLD, from the coding sequence ATGGCGCTGGCGCTGGTTCCCGGCCTTGCTGCCCCGGCAGAGGCCGCCAGCTACACCATGACGATCGCGCATCTCTATCCGGACGATCTCACCAACAACGAGACCGCGCCGGCCCTCAAGCATTTCGAACAGCTGGTCGAGAGCGCCACGGGCGGCGACATCGACGTGCAGATCTTCGGCAACGGCGCCCTCGGCGGCGAAGTTGAGGCCGCGCAGCAGACCCGCGCCGGCAAGACCATCCAGTCGGTCATGCTGGGCTCGGGGACGCAGGCCTCCTTCTACCGCAATTACGAGATGATCACCTCGCCGTTCCTGTTCCCCGACTACCGGACGGCCTGGACCTTCTTCGACAGCCCCTGGTTCGCCGAGTTCATGAAGCCGATGGTCCAGGAAAGCGGCTTGCGCTACCTCGGCACGCTGGACGATGGCGGCGGCTTCGTCGCCTTTGCCAACAACAAGCGGCTGATCACCAAGGTCGAGGACCTGAAGGGTCTGCGCATCCGCGTGGAGGAAAACCAGGCGCACATGACGATCATGCGCGCGCTCGGCGCCTCGCCGACGCCGCTGCCCTGGGGCGAGCTGCAGACCGGCCTCGCCACCGGCCTCGTCGACGGCCATTTCCATGCGCCGGGCGTCAACGACATCTTCAAGTTCTACGACGTGACCGATTTCACCACCTGGAGCGGCCACGTCTACAACACCATCACCTGGAGCGTCAGCGAGGCCTGGTTCTCGCAGCTGCCCGACGAGTACAAGAAGATCATCATCACCTCCGCCCGCGAGGCGGTGGCGATGGCGCATGGCATCGCCGCGCAGATCACCGTCATCGGCTGGGTGAACTCCTGCAAGAAGTTCGAGCAGTGCCACATCCTCTCCGACGACCAGAAGCAGCGCATGCGCGACATCTCGCAGCCGATCTATCGCGAATGGCTGGTGGCGGAGTTCGGCGAGAAGGCCGCGCTCTACGACGACCTGCGCGCCGAAGTCTCGCGCATTCATGACGAGCTGAACCGTTCCGCCGTCGAGCTCTATCTCGACTGA
- a CDS encoding YggS family pyridoxal phosphate-dependent enzyme, with amino-acid sequence MTKDQSVERLTAVLQKIAAAEEVREGNPGPVTLVAVSKTFDADAIRPVIAAGARVFGENKVQEAQEKWPALKAEYPDIELRLLGPLQSNKAKDAVALFDVIESVDREKIAAEISREIARQGRSPRLYVQVNTGREPQKAGIDPDEAIAFVERCRDVHGLTIEGLMCIPPAGEDPAPHFELLAALADKAGLARRSMGMSGDYEKAVIYGATSVRVGSAIFGARTYA; translated from the coding sequence ATGACCAAGGATCAATCGGTGGAGCGGCTCACGGCAGTGCTGCAGAAGATCGCGGCGGCGGAGGAAGTGCGCGAGGGCAATCCCGGCCCGGTGACGCTGGTCGCCGTCTCCAAGACCTTCGACGCGGACGCGATCCGCCCGGTGATTGCCGCAGGGGCCCGCGTGTTCGGCGAGAACAAGGTGCAGGAGGCGCAGGAGAAGTGGCCGGCGCTGAAGGCCGAGTATCCCGACATCGAGCTGCGCCTGCTGGGGCCGCTGCAGTCCAACAAGGCGAAGGACGCGGTCGCGCTGTTCGACGTGATTGAGTCCGTCGACCGGGAGAAGATCGCCGCCGAGATCTCGCGCGAGATCGCCCGCCAGGGCCGCAGCCCGCGCCTCTATGTGCAGGTGAACACCGGCCGCGAGCCGCAGAAGGCCGGCATCGACCCCGACGAGGCCATCGCCTTCGTCGAGCGCTGCCGCGACGTGCACGGGCTGACCATCGAGGGGCTGATGTGCATTCCCCCCGCAGGCGAGGACCCCGCGCCGCATTTCGAGCTGCTGGCCGCGCTCGCCGACAAGGCGGGCCTTGCCCGCCGCTCCATGGGCATGTCCGGCGACTACGAGAAGGCGGTGATCTACGGCGCCACCAGCGTGCGCGTCGGCTCGGCCATCTTCGGCGCCCGGACCTATGCCTGA
- a CDS encoding TRAP transporter small permease, giving the protein MSTITSIGPGALLGALRRVSDTVNRATIVVCAVLLAVMLLVSAAGIVLELGLALAARFGHASLFDSGPLAFAYANTRPSLFRLFLPWLGMLSITVAFKYGEHIAILAVARRLPRWAARLAQAVNLAAIGLFALALLWYGFGFFREATNLYIISPSLQVAHHWTAASVPVAGAILCLHLVDGMALLEERGAISAAAEEVEAAEAELEFGDGPPTVAGDPGTTDTAGPAPARRIAEAAG; this is encoded by the coding sequence ATGAGCACGATTACCTCCATCGGGCCGGGAGCGCTGCTTGGCGCCCTGCGCCGGGTCAGCGACACGGTCAACCGTGCGACCATCGTCGTCTGCGCGGTCCTGCTTGCCGTGATGCTGCTCGTCTCGGCGGCCGGCATCGTGCTGGAGCTGGGCCTGGCGCTGGCGGCGCGGTTTGGCCATGCCTCGCTGTTCGACAGCGGGCCGCTCGCCTTCGCCTATGCCAACACCCGTCCGTCGCTGTTCCGCCTGTTCCTGCCCTGGCTCGGCATGCTCAGCATCACCGTGGCGTTCAAGTATGGCGAGCACATCGCCATCCTCGCCGTGGCGCGGCGGCTGCCCCGCTGGGCCGCGCGCCTGGCGCAGGCGGTGAACCTTGCCGCCATCGGCCTCTTCGCCCTGGCGCTGCTGTGGTACGGCTTCGGCTTCTTCCGCGAGGCGACCAACCTCTACATCATCTCCCCCAGCCTGCAGGTGGCGCATCACTGGACGGCGGCCTCCGTGCCGGTGGCCGGCGCGATCCTGTGCCTGCACCTCGTCGACGGCATGGCCCTGCTGGAAGAGCGCGGCGCGATCAGCGCGGCTGCCGAGGAGGTCGAGGCGGCGGAAGCGGAGCTGGAGTTCGGCGACGGGCCGCCGACGGTCGCGGGCGATCCGGGCACAACCGACACGGCCGGACCGGCGCCGGCGCGCCGCATCGCGGAGGCCGCGGGATGA
- the ilvD gene encoding dihydroxy-acid dehydratase: MPYNERSKTISQGIERSPNRAMFYGLGYTKEDFDNPMIGIANGHSTITPCNAGLQPLADVAVKAIKEAGANPQLFGVPTISDGMSMGTEGMKYSLISREVIADCVEMTVQGQWMDGVLVLGGCDKNKPGGMIGIVRANVPAIYVYGGTIKPGKWKGQDLSVISAFEAVGAIKAGRMSEEDFEGIERNACPTTGACGGMYTANTMASSFEALGMALLYSSTMANIDQEKFESTAESARVLVEAVKKGLKARDIVTRKSVENAITLVMATGGSTNAVLHYLAICHAAEVQWTLDDFERIRRKVPVICDLKPSGKYMAVDLHKAGGVPQILKILLNAGLLHGDCITITGRTLAEELAHVPDAPAADQDVIRPIEQALYPEGHLAILRGNLAEDGAVAKITGLKSTSITGPARVFDDEQSAMDAIQSDRIRPGDVLVLRYLGPRGGPGMPEMLAPTSAIIGRGLGADVGLITDGRFSGGSWGMLVGHVTPEAYEGGTIALVEEGDTITIDASRQLLQLEVDDEELARRRANWRQPEPRYRSGVLGKFSQLALPANKGAVTG; this comes from the coding sequence GTGCCATACAACGAGCGTTCGAAGACGATTTCGCAAGGGATCGAGCGTTCGCCGAACAGGGCCATGTTCTATGGTCTCGGCTACACCAAGGAAGATTTCGACAACCCGATGATCGGCATTGCCAACGGGCATTCGACGATCACGCCGTGCAATGCCGGCCTGCAGCCGCTCGCCGATGTGGCGGTGAAGGCGATCAAGGAGGCGGGCGCCAATCCGCAGCTCTTCGGCGTGCCCACCATTTCCGACGGCATGTCGATGGGCACGGAAGGCATGAAATACTCGCTGATCTCCCGCGAGGTCATCGCCGACTGCGTCGAGATGACGGTGCAGGGCCAGTGGATGGACGGCGTGCTGGTGCTCGGCGGCTGCGACAAGAACAAGCCCGGCGGCATGATCGGCATTGTCCGCGCCAATGTCCCGGCGATCTATGTCTATGGCGGCACCATCAAGCCGGGCAAGTGGAAGGGCCAGGACCTGTCGGTCATCTCCGCCTTCGAGGCGGTCGGCGCCATCAAGGCCGGCCGGATGAGCGAGGAGGATTTCGAGGGCATCGAGCGCAATGCCTGTCCGACCACCGGCGCGTGCGGCGGCATGTACACCGCCAACACGATGGCCTCGTCCTTCGAGGCGCTCGGCATGGCGCTGCTCTATTCCTCGACCATGGCCAATATCGACCAGGAGAAGTTCGAATCGACCGCCGAGTCCGCCCGCGTCCTCGTCGAGGCGGTGAAGAAGGGGCTGAAGGCGCGCGACATCGTCACCCGCAAGAGCGTCGAGAACGCGATCACCCTGGTGATGGCGACCGGCGGCTCCACCAACGCGGTGCTGCACTACCTCGCCATCTGCCACGCGGCCGAGGTCCAGTGGACGCTGGACGACTTCGAGCGGATCCGCCGCAAGGTCCCGGTGATCTGCGACCTCAAGCCCTCGGGCAAGTACATGGCGGTCGACCTGCACAAGGCCGGCGGCGTGCCGCAGATCCTCAAGATCCTGCTGAATGCCGGCCTGCTGCACGGCGACTGCATCACCATCACCGGCCGGACGCTGGCCGAGGAACTGGCCCATGTGCCGGATGCCCCGGCCGCCGACCAGGACGTGATCCGGCCGATCGAGCAGGCGCTCTATCCGGAAGGCCATCTGGCCATCCTGCGCGGCAACCTGGCCGAGGACGGCGCGGTCGCCAAGATCACCGGCCTCAAGTCGACCTCGATCACCGGCCCGGCACGCGTCTTCGACGACGAGCAGTCGGCGATGGATGCGATCCAGTCCGACCGCATCCGCCCCGGCGACGTCCTGGTGCTGCGCTATCTCGGTCCGCGCGGCGGTCCGGGCATGCCGGAGATGCTGGCGCCGACCTCGGCGATCATCGGCCGGGGCCTCGGCGCCGATGTCGGCCTGATCACCGACGGCCGCTTCTCGGGCGGCTCCTGGGGCATGCTGGTCGGCCACGTCACGCCGGAAGCCTATGAGGGCGGCACCATCGCCCTGGTGGAGGAGGGCGACACGATCACCATCGACGCCTCGCGCCAGCTGCTGCAGCTGGAGGTGGACGACGAGGAACTCGCCCGGCGCCGCGCCAACTGGCGCCAGCCCGAGCCGCGCTATCGCAGCGGCGTGCTCGGCAAGTTCTCCCAGCTCGCCCTGCCGGCCAACAAGGGCGCGGTGACGGGCTGA
- a CDS encoding TRAP transporter large permease, protein MSASIAFIVLMFIGLPLGLVLTAAGMVGAYSIGGADFLGILADRFYSGVSGYVLIAVPYFIITAEIMNRAGLTERLIAFASSLFGRVPGALSHVNVTTCLMFAGLTGAAVTETAAIGRTLIPSMRKEGYSAAYCAAVTACSAIVGPIIPPSIIMIAYAATLRDISILGLFAAGIVPGLMMGFAMLVVSGIISWKRGYASHQRVMLSVIVSTGLSALAAMGIPLVILGGVLSGVTTVTEASVIACIYALVLGGFAYRRLSRQDLWESLVSTVSFSGVVFLLLGASNVLGWFVTRSGIARHAAETIASMSDNPVVQILAVAALLIVIGMFIDVLPAIIIAVPVLAPALVELGFHPLHAGMVMLLALNLGNITPPVGLTLMTAARIANAPYESAVRESLPFAAAHVVIVVLCALFPAITLMVPRMFAVGM, encoded by the coding sequence ATGAGCGCCTCCATCGCCTTCATCGTGCTGATGTTCATCGGCCTGCCGCTCGGCCTGGTGCTGACGGCCGCCGGCATGGTCGGCGCCTATTCCATCGGCGGGGCGGATTTCCTCGGCATCCTCGCCGACCGCTTCTACTCCGGCGTGTCGGGCTACGTGCTGATCGCCGTGCCCTATTTCATCATCACCGCCGAGATCATGAACCGCGCCGGGCTGACCGAGCGGTTGATCGCCTTCGCCAGCTCGCTGTTCGGCCGGGTGCCGGGCGCGCTGTCCCATGTCAACGTCACCACCTGCCTGATGTTCGCCGGGCTGACGGGCGCTGCGGTGACCGAGACGGCGGCGATCGGGCGCACGCTCATCCCCTCCATGCGCAAGGAGGGCTACAGCGCCGCCTATTGCGCCGCCGTCACCGCCTGCTCGGCCATCGTCGGGCCGATCATCCCGCCCAGCATCATCATGATCGCCTATGCGGCGACGCTGCGCGATATCTCGATCCTCGGCCTGTTCGCCGCCGGCATCGTGCCGGGGCTGATGATGGGCTTCGCCATGCTGGTCGTCAGCGGCATCATCTCGTGGAAGCGCGGCTATGCCAGCCACCAGCGGGTGATGCTCTCGGTGATCGTCTCGACCGGCCTCAGCGCGCTGGCGGCGATGGGCATTCCGCTGGTCATCCTCGGCGGCGTGCTGAGCGGCGTGACCACGGTGACCGAGGCCTCGGTGATCGCCTGCATCTACGCGCTGGTGCTCGGGGGCTTTGCCTATCGCCGGCTCAGCCGGCAGGACCTGTGGGAGTCGCTCGTCTCCACCGTCAGCTTCAGCGGCGTGGTGTTCCTGCTGCTCGGCGCGTCCAACGTGCTCGGCTGGTTCGTCACCCGCTCCGGTATCGCCCGCCATGCGGCCGAGACCATCGCCAGCATGAGCGACAATCCGGTGGTGCAGATCCTCGCGGTCGCAGCGCTGCTCATCGTCATCGGCATGTTCATCGACGTGCTGCCGGCGATCATCATCGCCGTGCCGGTGCTCGCCCCGGCCCTGGTCGAGCTCGGCTTCCACCCGCTGCATGCGGGCATGGTGATGCTGCTGGCGCTCAACCTCGGCAACATCACCCCGCCCGTCGGCCTGACCCTGATGACGGCGGCGCGAATAGCCAACGCCCCATACGAAAGCGCGGTGCGCGAGTCGCTGCCCTTCGCCGCCGCCCATGTGGTGATCGTGGTGCTGTGCGCGCTGTTCCCCGCCATCACGCTCATGGTGCCGCGCATGTTCGCAGTCGGCATGTAG